In Paractinoplanes brasiliensis, the following proteins share a genomic window:
- a CDS encoding L-threonylcarbamoyladenylate synthase yields MLYDCRTTADRDRGIAAAVEAVKNGELVVMPTDTVYGVGADAFTPHAITSLHHARGVTNKVPPPVLVGSRHTLDGLVYSLPKAARELADAFWPGALTLYVEHSPSLQWDLGDTGGRVAVRMPLHPVALEVLRAVGPMAVTTANKVGQPAPLTAEAAREQLEYGVRCYLEAGEAHDPAPSTVVDVTGEVPQVLRAGAIPLGKLRDVVPDIIPLDEVGFSAPSGAGKSSAED; encoded by the coding sequence ATGCTCTACGACTGCCGTACCACCGCGGACCGTGATCGCGGCATCGCCGCCGCCGTCGAGGCGGTCAAGAACGGTGAGCTGGTCGTCATGCCGACCGACACGGTCTACGGGGTCGGGGCGGACGCGTTCACCCCGCACGCGATCACCTCGTTGCACCACGCGCGCGGCGTCACCAACAAGGTCCCGCCGCCCGTGCTGGTCGGGTCCCGGCACACCCTCGACGGCCTGGTCTATTCGCTGCCCAAGGCGGCGCGCGAGCTGGCCGACGCGTTCTGGCCCGGCGCGCTGACCCTGTACGTGGAGCATTCGCCCAGCCTGCAGTGGGATCTCGGGGACACCGGCGGCCGTGTCGCGGTGCGCATGCCGCTGCACCCGGTGGCCCTCGAGGTGCTGCGGGCGGTCGGCCCGATGGCGGTCACCACGGCCAACAAGGTGGGCCAGCCGGCGCCGCTCACCGCCGAGGCCGCGCGCGAGCAGCTGGAGTACGGGGTTCGCTGCTATCTCGAGGCCGGTGAGGCGCACGACCCGGCGCCGAGCACGGTGGTCGACGTGACCGGCGAGGTGCCGCAGGTGCTGCGGGCCGGCGCGATCCCGCTCGGGAAGCTGCGTGACGTCGTGCCCGACATCATCCCCCTCGATGAAGTTGGGTTCTCCGCGCCGTCAGGCGCCGGCAAGAGCTCAGCGGAGGACTGA
- the atpB gene encoding F0F1 ATP synthase subunit A, with product MIGQSIVLAAEVPFPPSVEDFYLPSILPWGEHNSYWFTKITALLWITVAAIIIFFLATYRKPQLVPTKKQWLAESIYGFVRNNIAVDMLGKRGVNFAPYLTTLFVFILLMNFWAIVPFAQISPNSHIAFPAILAVISYVMFIYIGMKHHGGLKYFKHALIPPAPWFILPLLIPIEFFSTFLVRPFSLAVRLFANMFAGHMLLLVFTLGGFAMLNANVWFAPFSVVSWVMTIALTFLEFLVICLQAYVFTVLTASYVQGALADEH from the coding sequence GTGATCGGTCAGTCGATCGTCCTCGCAGCGGAAGTTCCGTTCCCGCCGAGTGTCGAGGACTTCTACCTGCCCAGCATCCTGCCTTGGGGAGAGCACAACTCGTACTGGTTCACCAAGATCACGGCGCTGCTGTGGATCACGGTGGCCGCCATCATCATCTTCTTCCTGGCCACGTACCGGAAGCCGCAGCTCGTCCCGACCAAGAAGCAGTGGCTCGCCGAGAGCATCTACGGCTTCGTGCGCAACAACATCGCGGTCGACATGCTGGGCAAGCGGGGCGTCAACTTCGCTCCGTATCTGACCACGCTGTTCGTCTTCATTCTGCTGATGAACTTCTGGGCCATCGTGCCCTTCGCGCAGATCTCGCCGAACTCGCACATCGCGTTCCCGGCCATTCTCGCGGTCATCAGCTACGTGATGTTCATCTACATCGGCATGAAGCACCACGGCGGGCTGAAGTACTTCAAGCACGCGCTCATTCCGCCCGCGCCGTGGTTCATTCTGCCGCTGCTGATCCCGATCGAGTTCTTCTCGACGTTCCTCGTGCGGCCCTTCTCGCTCGCCGTTCGTCTGTTCGCCAACATGTTCGCCGGCCACATGCTGCTGCTGGTGTTCACGCTGGGTGGCTTCGCGATGCTCAACGCCAACGTCTGGTTCGCGCCGTTCTCGGTCGTGTCCTGGGTGATGACGATCGCGCTGACCTTCCTGGAGTTCCTGGTCATCTGCCTCCAGGCCTACGTCTTCACGGTGCTCACCGCCAGCTACGTCCAGGGCGCGCTCGCCGACGAGCACTGA
- the prmC gene encoding peptide chain release factor N(5)-glutamine methyltransferase codes for MASAVVDLSAAGVASPRVDAELLAAHVLGVSRGRLLLVDSLRPEELTRFAALVAERAKRLPLQHLLGTAAFRHLELQVGDGVFVPRPETELLAGWGVEHTAPGATVVDLCSGTGAIALAVADEAAPGRVVAVERSPAALTYLRRNAETFGVVEVVEADVTDPGILGDLRGAVDVLLCNPPYVPAATPVPPEVALDPAEAVFGGDDGLTVIRPVVALAAALLRPGGVVGIEHDDVHGRAVPELLRADGRFTEVTAHEDLSGRPRFATARRA; via the coding sequence ATCGCCTCGGCGGTCGTCGATCTCTCGGCGGCCGGGGTGGCTTCGCCCCGGGTCGACGCCGAGTTGCTCGCCGCACACGTGCTGGGCGTCTCACGTGGGCGCTTGCTGCTGGTCGACTCGCTGCGGCCCGAGGAGCTGACGCGTTTCGCCGCCCTCGTGGCCGAGCGGGCGAAGCGGCTCCCGCTGCAGCATCTGCTCGGCACGGCCGCGTTCCGGCATCTCGAACTTCAGGTCGGTGACGGTGTCTTCGTCCCACGACCCGAGACGGAACTTCTCGCGGGCTGGGGCGTCGAGCACACCGCGCCCGGGGCGACGGTGGTCGATCTGTGCAGCGGCACCGGAGCGATCGCGCTCGCGGTGGCCGACGAGGCCGCGCCGGGCCGTGTCGTCGCGGTCGAACGGTCGCCGGCGGCGCTGACCTACCTGCGCCGCAATGCCGAGACGTTCGGAGTGGTCGAGGTCGTCGAGGCCGATGTGACCGATCCGGGCATCCTGGGCGACCTGCGCGGCGCGGTGGACGTGCTGCTGTGCAACCCGCCGTACGTGCCGGCGGCCACCCCGGTGCCGCCCGAGGTCGCCCTCGACCCGGCCGAGGCGGTGTTCGGCGGGGACGACGGGCTGACCGTGATCCGTCCCGTTGTCGCGCTCGCCGCGGCGCTGCTGCGCCCGGGCGGCGTGGTCGGCATCGAGCACGACGACGTGCACGGCCGGGCGGTGCCGGAGCTGCTGCGGGCCGACGGCCGGTTCACCGAGGTGACCGCCCACGAAGACCTGAGCGGGCGACCCAGGTTCGCGACGGCAAGGCGGGCCTGA
- a CDS encoding ATP synthase F0 subunit C — protein sequence MVDVIAAVGGSTAAIGYGLAAIGPGIGVGLVFSAYIQSTARQPESSRLTLPYVWIGFAVIEALALLGIAFGFIWAGEF from the coding sequence ATGGTTGACGTTATTGCCGCCGTCGGTGGTAGCACCGCCGCCATCGGCTACGGCCTCGCCGCCATCGGCCCCGGCATCGGTGTGGGTCTCGTCTTCTCGGCCTACATCCAGTCGACCGCCCGTCAGCCGGAGTCGTCGCGCCTCACCCTGCCGTACGTCTGGATCGGCTTCGCCGTCATCGAGGCGCTCGCCCTGCTGGGTATCGCGTTCGGCTTCATCTGGGCCGGCGAGTTCTAA
- a CDS encoding arsenate reductase/protein-tyrosine-phosphatase family protein — protein sequence MAAFTVLHVCMGNICRSPMAERLLARAVRDRAGEPGDQLVHSVSAGTGGWHEGEEMNPPAARQVRARGGSDDGFEARKLRGDFIDEADLILTATADQYDYVVALRPDAAARTFVTGEFGRLLGAVDASALPPAEPEPGSVRARGVAIVEAVHVLRGDDGPRPSDDLDDPWGRGDQTFQRIGDEIEDTTVPFAKLLLP from the coding sequence GTGGCCGCCTTCACCGTCCTGCACGTCTGCATGGGCAACATCTGCCGTTCCCCGATGGCCGAGCGCCTGCTGGCCCGCGCCGTCCGCGACCGCGCCGGCGAGCCGGGCGACCAGCTGGTGCACAGCGTGAGCGCCGGCACCGGTGGCTGGCACGAGGGTGAGGAGATGAACCCGCCCGCCGCCCGCCAGGTCCGGGCACGCGGCGGCTCCGACGACGGTTTCGAGGCCCGCAAGCTGCGCGGCGACTTCATCGACGAGGCCGACCTGATCCTCACCGCGACCGCCGACCAGTACGACTACGTGGTCGCGCTGCGCCCCGACGCGGCCGCCCGTACGTTCGTCACCGGCGAGTTCGGCCGGCTGCTGGGCGCGGTCGACGCGAGCGCGCTGCCGCCGGCCGAGCCGGAGCCCGGTTCCGTGCGCGCCCGCGGGGTCGCCATCGTCGAGGCGGTGCATGTGCTGCGCGGCGACGACGGCCCGCGGCCCTCCGACGACCTCGACGACCCGTGGGGTCGTGGCGACCAGACGTTCCAGCGCATCGGCGACGAGATCGAGGACACGACGGTCCCGTTCGCCAAGCTTCTGCTGCCGTGA
- a CDS encoding SDR family oxidoreductase — protein sequence MRCLVTGATGYIGGRLGPRLLESGHEVRCLTRSAARLRDVPWADSVEVAEGDLNRPETLPAALDGVDVAYFLVHSLGRADFERLDREAAENFATAAKAAGVSRIVYLGGPEPPPEDKPSPHLRSRAEVARILLGSGVPTAVLRAPVIIGSGSASFEMLRHLTERLPLMVTPRWVRNRIQPVAVRDVLRYLIAAATLPPEVNRGFDIGGKDVLTYGQMMQGYARVAGLRRRVIVPLRPLSPWLSAHWVGVVTPVPNSIARPLVASLVHEAVAHENDIREHAPGEPLGFEQAVRVALGKVRDANVETRWSNAAGRDWAAEPLPSDPDWSGGSIYVDERSRVVKAPPEALWRVIEGVGGENGWYSFPLAWSVRGWMDRLAGGVGLRRGRRDRDRLRVGEALDWWRVEELEPGKLLRLRAEMRVPGRAWLEMRALPDGDGGSVYRQRAVFLPRGLAGHAYWAAVVPFHGFIFKGMVNNIAQGAERVT from the coding sequence ATGCGGTGCTTGGTAACGGGTGCGACGGGATACATCGGCGGGCGCCTGGGCCCGCGCCTGCTGGAGTCCGGGCACGAGGTGCGGTGCCTGACCCGCAGCGCCGCCCGGCTGCGGGACGTGCCGTGGGCGGACAGCGTCGAGGTGGCCGAGGGCGATCTCAACCGGCCCGAGACGCTGCCGGCCGCGCTGGACGGCGTCGACGTGGCGTACTTCCTGGTCCACTCGCTGGGCCGGGCCGACTTCGAGAGGCTGGACCGGGAGGCGGCCGAGAACTTCGCCACCGCGGCGAAAGCGGCCGGCGTCTCCCGCATCGTCTATCTCGGCGGTCCCGAGCCGCCGCCGGAGGACAAGCCCTCGCCGCACCTGCGTTCCCGGGCCGAGGTGGCCCGGATCCTGCTCGGCAGCGGCGTGCCCACGGCGGTGCTGCGGGCCCCGGTGATCATCGGTTCGGGGTCGGCGTCGTTCGAGATGCTGCGCCACCTGACCGAACGCCTGCCGCTGATGGTCACCCCGCGCTGGGTCCGCAACCGGATCCAGCCCGTCGCCGTCCGCGACGTGCTGCGCTACCTGATCGCCGCGGCCACGCTCCCGCCCGAGGTCAACCGCGGGTTCGACATCGGGGGCAAGGACGTTCTCACGTACGGCCAGATGATGCAGGGCTACGCCCGGGTGGCCGGGCTGCGCCGGCGCGTGATCGTGCCGCTGCGGCCGCTCAGCCCGTGGCTGTCGGCCCACTGGGTCGGCGTCGTCACCCCGGTGCCCAACTCGATCGCCCGCCCGCTGGTGGCCAGCCTGGTGCACGAGGCCGTGGCCCACGAGAACGACATCCGCGAGCACGCCCCCGGGGAGCCGCTCGGCTTCGAGCAGGCCGTACGGGTCGCGCTGGGCAAGGTCCGCGACGCCAACGTGGAGACCCGCTGGTCCAATGCGGCCGGCCGGGACTGGGCGGCCGAGCCGCTGCCGAGCGACCCGGATTGGTCCGGCGGCAGCATCTACGTCGACGAGCGCTCCCGCGTGGTGAAGGCCCCGCCCGAGGCGCTGTGGCGGGTCATCGAGGGCGTCGGCGGCGAGAACGGCTGGTACTCGTTCCCCCTGGCCTGGTCCGTACGGGGGTGGATGGACCGGCTGGCCGGCGGGGTGGGGCTGCGCCGGGGCCGCCGCGACCGGGACCGGCTGCGGGTGGGCGAGGCGCTCGACTGGTGGCGGGTGGAGGAGCTGGAGCCGGGCAAGCTGCTGCGGTTGCGGGCCGAGATGCGCGTGCCGGGACGGGCGTGGCTCGAGATGCGCGCCCTGCCCGACGGCGACGGCGGCAGCGTCTACCGCCAGCGGGCCGTCTTCCTGCCGCGGGGGCTGGCCGGGCACGCCTACTGGGCGGCGGTGGTGCCGTTCCACGGCTTCATCTTCAAGGGCATGGTGAACAACATCGCCCAGGGCGCCGAACGCGTTACTTAG
- a CDS encoding F0F1 ATP synthase subunit B, translating to MITKLATDVTTLAAEGATEHNPIIPLWQEVVLGLIAFSILCFVLMKFVFPMMEKTFAARVDAIEGGIKRAEAAQAEANQLLEQYKAQLAEARTEAARIRDEARADAEGIRQDILAKAREESDRIIGAGQEQLAVQRESIVRELRSEVGSLAVDLASKIVGESLADEARSRGTVERFINELGTAGSAGGRR from the coding sequence ATGATCACCAAACTAGCGACTGACGTCACAACGCTGGCTGCTGAGGGCGCTACCGAGCACAACCCGATCATCCCGCTCTGGCAGGAGGTCGTCCTCGGCCTGATCGCCTTCTCGATCCTCTGCTTCGTGCTGATGAAGTTCGTCTTCCCCATGATGGAGAAGACCTTCGCGGCGCGGGTGGATGCGATCGAGGGTGGCATCAAGCGCGCCGAGGCTGCTCAGGCCGAGGCCAACCAGCTCCTCGAGCAGTACAAGGCCCAGTTGGCCGAGGCTCGCACCGAGGCCGCGCGCATCCGCGACGAGGCCCGGGCCGACGCCGAGGGCATCCGCCAGGACATCCTGGCCAAGGCCCGCGAGGAGTCGGACCGCATCATCGGCGCCGGCCAGGAGCAGCTCGCCGTGCAGCGCGAGAGCATCGTGCGTGAGCTGCGCTCCGAGGTCGGATCGCTCGCGGTCGACCTGGCCAGCAAGATCGTCGGCGAGAGCCTTGCCGACGAGGCCCGCAGCCGGGGCACCGTCGAGCGGTTCATCAACGAGCTCGGCACGGCCGGCTCGGCGGGCGGGCGGCGCTGA
- a CDS encoding L-threonylcarbamoyladenylate synthase, which yields MRVVKPDAEGLRRAVEVLRAESVVAFPTETVYGLGANAFSAKAVGEIYRLKNRPSWNPLIVHVANVEAARALAETWPGLANELAAQFWPGPLTLVLPRARHLAGVGASNDTIAIRIPAHEVALQLLEASGLPLAAPSANRSEGISPTTADHVLRSLPDVPLVLDGGPASWGIESTVVDVTGETARLLRPGALPLREIREAVGSILLPDEGPADGAARSSPGMSRRHYAPRAALVLVKEVDQTGLSDSVGVLTYEGFSGTEVLSADPREYAADLYAALHRLDDAGVATILVQEPPDTEDWLAVRDRLSRAAAK from the coding sequence GTGAGGGTCGTCAAACCGGACGCCGAGGGGCTGCGCCGCGCCGTCGAGGTGCTGCGGGCCGAGTCGGTCGTCGCCTTCCCCACCGAGACCGTCTACGGGCTGGGCGCGAACGCGTTCTCCGCGAAGGCGGTCGGCGAGATCTACCGGCTGAAGAACCGGCCCTCCTGGAACCCGCTGATCGTGCACGTGGCCAACGTCGAGGCCGCCCGGGCGCTGGCCGAGACGTGGCCCGGCCTGGCCAACGAGCTGGCGGCGCAGTTCTGGCCGGGGCCCCTGACGCTGGTGCTGCCGCGGGCCCGGCACCTGGCCGGCGTGGGCGCGAGCAACGACACCATCGCCATCCGGATCCCGGCCCACGAGGTGGCGCTCCAACTGCTGGAGGCGTCCGGCTTGCCGCTCGCCGCGCCCAGCGCCAACCGCTCCGAGGGCATTTCGCCGACCACCGCCGACCACGTGTTGCGCAGCCTGCCCGACGTGCCGCTGGTGCTCGACGGGGGGCCGGCGTCGTGGGGCATCGAGTCGACGGTCGTGGACGTCACCGGTGAGACGGCCCGGTTGCTCCGGCCGGGCGCGCTGCCGTTGCGGGAGATCCGTGAGGCGGTCGGCTCGATCCTGCTGCCCGACGAGGGCCCGGCCGACGGTGCTGCCCGCTCGTCGCCCGGCATGAGCCGCCGTCACTACGCGCCCCGAGCCGCCTTGGTGCTGGTCAAAGAGGTCGACCAGACCGGTCTGTCCGACTCGGTGGGAGTGCTGACTTACGAGGGCTTCAGCGGCACGGAGGTCCTTTCGGCCGACCCGCGTGAATACGCCGCCGACCTGTACGCCGCTCTGCACCGCCTGGACGACGCCGGGGTGGCGACGATCCTGGTGCAGGAGCCGCCGGACACCGAGGACTGGCTGGCCGTCCGTGACCGCCTGAGCCGGGCGGCCGCTAAGTAA
- the glyA gene encoding serine hydroxymethyltransferase produces METFWGPDFAALEAGDPEIAGVLLAEVERQRTGLQLIASENFTSPAVLAALGSTLADKYAEGYPGERYYGGCAEVDKAERLAVERAEELFGAEHANVQPHSGAAANLAAYAALAEPGDPVLAMELAHGGHLTHGSRVNFSGKWFHPIAYRVHPDTEEIDYDEVRDLALAHRPKMIICGATAYPRLIDFARFREIADDAGAYLVVDAAHFIGLVAGRAAPSPVPHADVVTCTTHKVLRGPRGGMILCRAELAQRIDKAVYPFVQGGPMMHAVAAKAVALREASLPGFRTYARQVVKNAQALAAGLAAEGMRLVAGGTDTHLALADLRGLGVSGRDAETRCALARITLNKNAIPYDPERPAVASGIRVGTPSVTTQGMREGEMRQIAGLIGVAVRSDPDTVGGASRLADAADEVADLVRRFPAHGRQEVMA; encoded by the coding sequence GTGGAGACCTTTTGGGGGCCGGATTTCGCCGCGCTCGAGGCGGGCGATCCGGAGATCGCGGGTGTCCTGCTGGCCGAGGTCGAGCGGCAGCGCACCGGGCTGCAGCTGATCGCCAGCGAGAACTTCACCTCCCCGGCGGTGCTGGCCGCGCTGGGTTCGACGCTGGCAGACAAGTACGCCGAGGGTTATCCGGGCGAGCGCTACTACGGCGGTTGCGCCGAGGTCGACAAGGCCGAGCGGCTGGCCGTCGAGCGGGCCGAGGAGCTGTTCGGCGCCGAGCACGCCAACGTGCAGCCGCACTCGGGAGCGGCGGCCAACCTGGCGGCGTACGCGGCCCTGGCCGAACCGGGCGATCCGGTGCTGGCCATGGAGCTGGCGCACGGGGGGCATCTGACCCACGGCAGCCGGGTCAACTTCAGCGGCAAGTGGTTCCACCCGATCGCCTACCGTGTCCACCCGGACACCGAGGAGATCGACTACGACGAGGTACGCGACCTCGCGCTGGCCCATCGACCCAAGATGATCATCTGCGGCGCCACGGCGTACCCCCGGCTGATCGACTTCGCCCGGTTCCGCGAGATCGCCGACGATGCCGGGGCCTATCTGGTGGTCGACGCCGCGCACTTCATCGGGCTGGTGGCCGGGCGGGCCGCCCCGTCCCCGGTGCCGCACGCCGACGTGGTCACCTGCACCACTCACAAGGTTCTGCGCGGCCCCCGCGGCGGCATGATCCTGTGCCGGGCCGAGCTGGCCCAGCGGATCGACAAGGCGGTCTACCCGTTCGTTCAGGGCGGGCCGATGATGCATGCCGTCGCGGCCAAGGCGGTGGCCCTGCGCGAGGCGTCGCTGCCGGGTTTCCGCACGTACGCCCGGCAGGTCGTCAAGAACGCCCAGGCGCTGGCCGCGGGCCTGGCCGCCGAGGGGATGCGCCTGGTCGCCGGTGGCACCGACACCCACCTGGCGCTGGCCGACCTGCGCGGGCTCGGGGTCTCCGGCCGGGATGCCGAGACCCGGTGCGCGCTGGCCCGCATCACGCTGAACAAGAACGCCATCCCGTACGATCCGGAGCGACCCGCGGTGGCCTCGGGCATCCGGGTGGGCACGCCGAGCGTGACCACCCAGGGGATGCGCGAGGGCGAGATGCGGCAGATCGCCGGCCTGATCGGCGTGGCCGTGCGCAGCGATCCGGATACCGTGGGCGGGGCGTCCCGTCTCGCTGACGCCGCAGACGAGGTCGCCGACCTGGTGCGACGTTTCCCGGCCCACGGGCGGCAGGAGGTTATGGCGTGA